Proteins from one Bos javanicus breed banteng chromosome 27, ARS-OSU_banteng_1.0, whole genome shotgun sequence genomic window:
- the THRB gene encoding thyroid hormone receptor beta isoform X4 — protein MTPNSMTGYIPSYLDKDELCVVCGDKATGYHYRCITCEGCKGFFRRTIQKNLHPSYSCKYEGKCVIDKVTRNQCQECRFKKCIYVGMATDLVLDDSKRLAKRKLIEENREKRRREELQRSMGHKPEPTDQEWELIKTVTEAHVATNAQGSHWKQKRKFLPEDIGQAPIVNAPEGGKVDLEAFSHFTKIITPAITRVVDFAKKLPMFCELPCEDQIILLKGCCMEIMSLRAAVRYDPESETLTLNGEMAVTRGQLKNGGLGVVSDAIFDLGMSLSSFNLDDTEVALLQAVLLMSSDRPGLACVERIEKYQDSFLLAFEHYINYRKHHVTHFWPKLLMKVTDLRMIGACHASRFLHMKVECPTELFPPLFLEVFED, from the exons GCTACATCCCCAGTTACTTAGACAAGGACGAGTTGTGCGTCGTGTGCGGTGACAAAGCCACAGGCTACCACTACCGCTGCATCACGTGCGAAGGCTGCAAG gGTTTCTTTAGAAGAACCATTCAGAAAAATCTCCATCCATCCTATTCCTGTAAATATGAAGGAAAGTGTGTCATAGACAAAGTTACAAGAAATCAGTGCCAGGAATGTCGCTTTAAAAAATGCATCTACGTTGGCATGGCAACAGATT TGGTCCTAGACGACAGCAAGCGTCTGGCCAAGAGGAAGCTCATCGAGGAGAACCGGGAGAAGAGGCGGCGGGAGGAGCTGCAGAGATCCATGGGGCACAAGCCAGAGCCCACTGACCAGGAATGGGAGCTCATCAAGACCGTCACCGAGGCCCACGTGGCCACCAACGCCCAGGGCAGCCACTGGAAGCAGAAGCGGAAGTTCCTG CCCGAAGACATCGGACAGGCACCGATAGTAAACGCCCCAGAAGGTGGAAAGGTCGACTTAGAAGCCTTCAGCCATTTTACAAAAATCATCACACCAGCAATTACCAGAGTGGTGGATTTTGCCAAAAAGTTGCCTATGTTTTGTGAG CTGCCATGTGAAGACCAGATCATCCTCCTTAAAGGCTGCTGCATGGAGATCATGTCCCTCCGTGCGGCCGTGCGCTACGACCCGGAGAGTGAGACTTTGACCCTGAACGGGGAGATGGCGGTGACGCGCGGCCAGCTGAAAAACGGGGGCCTCGGGGTAGTGTCCGACGCCATCTTCGACCTGGGGATGTCGCTGTCCTCTTTTAACCTGGACGACACTGAGGTCGCTCTCCTTCAGGCCGTCCTGCTGATGTCTTCAG ATCGCCCAGGGCTTGCCTGCGTtgagagaatagaaaaatacCAAGATAGTTTCCTGCTGGCCTTTGAACACTATATCAATTACCGAAAACACCACGTGACTCACTTTTGGCCAAAACTCCTGATGAAGGTGACAGACCTGCGGATGATCGGAGCCTGCCATGCCAGCCGCTTCCTGCACATGAAGGTGGAATGCCCCACGGAACTCTTTCCCCCGTTGTTCTTGGAAGTGTTTGAGGATTAG